From one Halosimplex rubrum genomic stretch:
- a CDS encoding MazG nucleotide pyrophosphohydrolase domain-containing protein has product MDAQDRVAAFADEHDMDADPAYRVLDLAAEVGEIAADAAKSSEYGAAPEELAVSEDELGDAVFALLATADALDIDAEEALETSLAKYERRLAESGSAGSE; this is encoded by the coding sequence ATGGACGCACAGGACCGCGTCGCCGCGTTCGCCGACGAACACGACATGGACGCCGACCCGGCCTACCGTGTGCTGGACCTGGCCGCCGAGGTCGGCGAGATCGCCGCCGACGCAGCCAAGTCCAGCGAGTACGGCGCCGCACCCGAGGAACTGGCCGTCAGCGAGGACGAACTCGGCGACGCCGTCTTCGCGCTGCTGGCGACCGCCGACGCGCTGGATATCGACGCCGAGGAAGCGCTGGAGACCTCGCTGGCGAAGTACGAGCGTCGGCTGGCGGAGTCGGGGTCGGCCGGCTCGGAGTGA
- a CDS encoding ABC transporter ATP-binding protein — MAALEVAGLTKDYGEVLANDDVTFAVEEGEVFGYLGPNGAGKTTTIRTLMGFQSPTSGGGTVLGHDVTDERDLIAAKRRIGYLPANPAFDEGVTGREILDLHASIKGDERRGELLETFDPPVDRKVRDYSTGNVQKLGLVQAFMHDPDLVVMDEPTAGLDPLMQRAFNDFVEAEQERGLTVFLSSHVLSEVRRICDRVAILREGRLVTTERIEDLLHRTGKFVRVRVAGDVGPAAFDVDGVHDISCSTTDGGRAEDAADAVDASDATGRRRIDGPITECTFTFTGDVNELIATLGERRVLDLDIEEAPLEEVFMRFYGGTDA, encoded by the coding sequence ATGGCAGCGCTCGAAGTCGCGGGGCTCACCAAGGACTACGGGGAGGTCCTCGCCAACGACGACGTGACCTTCGCCGTCGAGGAGGGCGAGGTGTTCGGCTACCTCGGCCCCAACGGCGCGGGGAAGACGACGACCATCCGGACGCTGATGGGGTTCCAGTCGCCGACGAGCGGCGGCGGGACGGTCCTCGGCCACGACGTGACCGACGAGCGCGACCTGATCGCGGCCAAGCGACGGATCGGCTACCTCCCGGCCAACCCCGCGTTCGACGAGGGCGTGACCGGCCGCGAGATCCTCGACCTGCACGCGTCGATCAAGGGCGACGAGCGCCGCGGGGAGCTGCTGGAGACGTTCGATCCGCCGGTCGACCGCAAGGTTCGGGACTACTCGACGGGTAACGTCCAGAAGCTCGGGCTCGTCCAGGCGTTCATGCACGACCCCGACCTGGTCGTGATGGACGAGCCCACCGCCGGCCTCGACCCGCTCATGCAGCGGGCCTTCAACGACTTCGTCGAGGCCGAGCAGGAGCGCGGCCTCACAGTCTTCCTCTCCTCGCACGTCCTCAGCGAGGTCCGTCGGATCTGTGACCGGGTAGCCATCCTCCGCGAGGGGCGACTCGTGACGACCGAACGGATCGAGGACCTGCTCCATCGCACAGGCAAGTTCGTTCGCGTGCGCGTCGCGGGCGACGTGGGCCCGGCCGCCTTCGATGTCGACGGCGTCCACGACATCTCTTGCAGCACGACCGACGGCGGTCGAGCCGAGGACGCCGCCGACGCGGTCGACGCCTCCGACGCGACCGGCCGCCGCCGCATCGACGGCCCGATCACCGAGTGTACGTTCACCTTCACCGGCGACGTGAACGAGCTGATCGCAACGCTGGGCGAGCGGCGAGTCCTCGACCTCGACATCGAGGAGGCACCGCTCGAAGAGGTGTTCATGCGGTTCTACGGGGGAACGGATGCTTGA
- a CDS encoding ABC transporter permease subunit, which yields MLEIARYEGGHRIRGAAAATAALAGFALLYIFVYPTFAESLGADIDQLLEAYPEALSKAFGVQSLATMEGYLASELYTFGWLLVVGIYFAYAGASLIAADVERERMDMLLSLPVSRARVVLESFASLAVPLVALSTVVPVVVVVATEVVGYPVSAVDVAAVHLLSVPYLTTCAALGLVASVVFDRAGVAQRVAAGALVGLFFAESLVTDTDFEAVGAVSPTRYVDPNAVLRESEYVFGDAAVLVAATLALLALAVVIFRRKDIE from the coding sequence ATGCTTGAGATAGCCCGCTACGAGGGGGGCCACCGGATCCGCGGGGCCGCGGCCGCGACCGCCGCGCTCGCGGGGTTCGCCCTTCTCTATATCTTCGTCTACCCGACCTTCGCCGAGAGCCTCGGCGCCGACATCGACCAGTTGCTCGAAGCCTACCCGGAGGCGCTCTCGAAGGCCTTCGGCGTCCAGTCGCTGGCGACCATGGAGGGGTATCTCGCCTCCGAGCTGTACACGTTCGGCTGGCTGCTGGTCGTCGGGATCTACTTCGCCTACGCCGGCGCGTCGCTGATCGCCGCCGACGTCGAGCGCGAGCGGATGGATATGCTCCTCTCGCTGCCGGTCTCGCGGGCGCGGGTCGTCCTCGAATCGTTCGCCTCGCTTGCCGTCCCGCTGGTCGCGCTCTCGACGGTCGTCCCCGTCGTCGTGGTCGTCGCCACCGAGGTCGTCGGCTACCCCGTCTCCGCCGTCGACGTGGCCGCCGTCCACTTGCTCTCGGTCCCGTATCTCACGACCTGCGCCGCGCTCGGCCTCGTCGCCTCCGTCGTCTTCGACCGGGCGGGGGTCGCCCAGCGGGTCGCCGCCGGCGCGCTGGTCGGGCTCTTCTTCGCCGAGTCGCTCGTCACCGACACGGACTTCGAGGCCGTGGGCGCCGTCTCTCCGACTCGGTACGTCGACCCCAACGCCGTCCTCCGGGAGAGCGAGTACGTCTTCGGCGACGCCGCCGTCCTCGTCGCCGCGACGCTGGCGCTGCTCGCGCTCGCAGTCGTGATCTTCCGGCGGAAAGACATCGAGTAG
- a CDS encoding quinone-dependent dihydroorotate dehydrogenase, with protein MNAYDIAKPLLFSLPAETAHGLGHGVVGLAGHAPLDRALARHYAVDDPRLRVDALEQSFPNPVGVAAGFDKNAEAVRGLAALGFGFVEVGGVTAVPQSGNQRPRMFRLRADDAVINRMGLNNDGAEVVGERLAALDAPVPVGVNIAKSEHVDTAGAPADYLATYEEVAAGGDFFVVNVSCPNSQGFEELQNREAMTAILTELQDAGAAPLLIKLSPDLPEPAVADTLDLVTELGLDGVVATNTSTERPDGLESPNRVETGGLSGAPIEARATEMTRFVAERVDVPVVGVGGVATAEDAYRKIRAGASLVQLYTAFLYRGPAIAREINLGLLDLLERDGFDSVEAAVGADLN; from the coding sequence ATGAACGCGTACGATATCGCAAAACCACTGTTGTTCTCGCTCCCCGCAGAGACCGCCCACGGCCTCGGCCACGGCGTCGTCGGCCTCGCTGGCCACGCACCGCTCGACCGCGCGCTCGCCCGGCACTACGCCGTCGACGACCCGCGGCTGCGCGTCGACGCGCTCGAGCAGTCGTTCCCCAATCCCGTCGGGGTGGCCGCGGGCTTCGACAAGAACGCCGAGGCCGTCCGCGGACTGGCCGCGCTGGGCTTCGGCTTCGTCGAGGTCGGCGGCGTCACCGCCGTCCCCCAGTCGGGCAACCAGCGCCCGCGGATGTTCCGCCTGCGCGCCGACGACGCCGTCATCAACCGCATGGGCCTCAACAACGACGGCGCCGAGGTCGTCGGCGAGCGCCTCGCGGCCCTCGACGCGCCGGTCCCCGTCGGCGTCAACATCGCCAAGTCGGAACACGTCGACACCGCGGGCGCGCCCGCGGACTACCTGGCCACCTACGAGGAGGTCGCCGCCGGGGGCGACTTCTTCGTCGTCAACGTCTCCTGTCCGAACTCCCAGGGGTTCGAGGAGCTACAGAACCGCGAGGCGATGACGGCGATCCTCACCGAGCTGCAGGACGCCGGCGCCGCGCCGCTCCTCATCAAGCTCTCGCCGGACCTCCCCGAGCCCGCGGTCGCGGACACCCTCGATCTCGTCACCGAACTCGGATTGGACGGCGTCGTCGCCACCAACACCTCGACGGAACGACCGGACGGCCTGGAGAGCCCCAACCGCGTCGAGACCGGCGGGCTCTCGGGCGCCCCTATCGAGGCCCGGGCCACGGAGATGACCCGCTTCGTCGCCGAACGCGTCGACGTACCGGTCGTCGGCGTCGGCGGCGTCGCCACCGCGGAAGACGCCTACCGGAAGATCCGCGCGGGCGCCTCGCTCGTCCAGCTGTACACCGCCTTCCTCTACCGCGGCCCCGCCATCGCCCGCGAGATCAATCTCGGCCTCCTCGACCTGCTGGAACGGGACGGTTTCGACTCGGTCGAAGCGGCCGTCGGTGCCGACCTGAACTAG
- a CDS encoding non-histone chromosomal MC1 family protein: MAPDSDKRNFALRTENGEEDSVFSGSTPRQAALKAARRLDPASSEAAAARESIRLREKGTHKVHIYEGWSWKESPPDVDMNEWDAEDPSDVWMNQVDEITKANVSKQGVEHLDDI; this comes from the coding sequence ATGGCACCCGATAGCGACAAGCGCAACTTCGCGCTCAGGACGGAGAACGGTGAGGAAGACAGCGTCTTTTCGGGGAGTACACCTCGGCAGGCGGCACTGAAGGCGGCGCGGCGGCTCGACCCGGCCAGCAGCGAAGCGGCGGCCGCACGGGAGTCGATCCGCCTGCGGGAGAAGGGCACGCACAAGGTCCACATCTACGAGGGGTGGTCCTGGAAGGAGTCGCCGCCGGACGTCGACATGAACGAGTGGGACGCCGAGGACCCCTCGGACGTGTGGATGAACCAGGTCGACGAGATCACGAAGGCGAACGTGTCGAAACAGGGCGTCGAACACCTCGACGATATTTGA